The window CTGGTCGATGTCCAGACTCAGGTGACGAATAATGATAGTGACATTGCCGCCAACACCGATAATATAGCCATCAATGCTGCCGCCATAGCAAGCTCATCAGCCGCCATGTCCTTTGTGTCCACAGGTACAAGCGGCGCATCCAGCGCAACAGGAACCGGGAGTCTTGCCATCGGTTCAGGTGCATCAGCCAGAACCAACGATATTGCCATCGGTTTAAACTCCACGGTCACTGCCGACGGCAGTACGGCACTGGGCACTAATACGGCTATAGACTCCACAAACAGTGTCGCAGTCGGCGCCGATGCTGTGGTTGAAGCAGATGCCGCGGGTGGAACTGCAATCGGCCAGAACACCATTGTCCGATCAGGAGCCACCAATAGTGTAGCCTTGGGCAAGGATTCTGTCGCATCAGAAGCCAACACGGTGTCGGTCGGCTCTTCCGGCAATGAAAGACGCATCACCAATATAGCTGATGGGATTGATGCCAACGACGCCGCTACCGTGGGTCAACTCCAGGGAACGATGACCAACATAGATACCCGTATCGACAAACTCGATGATCGTGTTGATGACGTTGGCTCCCTGGCCTCTGCCTTTTCGGCTTTGGTGCCGAATACCCGTGCCCTCGGCAACACCCAAATTGCCCTTGGTGTAGGGCACTACAGCGGCTCCAACGCGTTGGCTGCCGGCATGT of the Candidatus Anaeroferrophillus wilburensis genome contains:
- a CDS encoding YadA-like family protein — encoded protein: MRKLHGVEVMRVVVLIGILCCVFSGSASWAAEVIPEDLIVEGGLAVGTAAAVGDSFSFITLQLHEDNTRLLFNDASELSGYPNNDWILKANDSNNGGQNYFAIVDAGAGDPTGDSGTPVLRVDAGAPANTIRAYQNGDISLGGANVANTISVGSAGFEGTISNVAAGTNTTDAVNYGQLVDVQTQVTNNDSDIAANTDNIAINAAAIASSSAAMSFVSTGTSGASSATGTGSLAIGSGASARTNDIAIGLNSTVTADGSTALGTNTAIDSTNSVAVGADAVVEADAAGGTAIGQNTIVRSGATNSVALGKDSVASEANTVSVGSSGNERRITNIADGIDANDAATVGQLQGTMTNIDTRIDKLDDRVDDVGSLASAFSALVPNTRALGNTQIALGVGHYSGSNALAAGMFHYVSDKIMVNAAVSTTFNNNGTATRAGITFGF